From Chryseobacterium shandongense, the proteins below share one genomic window:
- a CDS encoding thiamine pyrophosphate-dependent enzyme: protein MAKNIAEQIVEMLEEAGVKRIYAVTGDSLNHLNIAVKKSSIEWIHVRHEEAGAYAAAAEAELDGFAVCAGSCGPGHVHLINGVYEAHRSHVPMLVIASTIPSNEMGMDYFQETNTIKLFDDCSHYNQMITRPEQVQRTVQTAIQHAISKKGVAVIGLPGDVSELDAEEGTTSNRIFKTNPIIRPSDQELNELAALINESKKVTIYCGIGAENANPEVVELSKYLKAPVGYSFRGKMAIQPNNPNEVGLTGLLGLPSAYHAMHEADLLLLLGTDFPYEKFMPVKNKIVQIDESPERLGRRAKLELGLTGDVKETIKALLPLLQEKTDTNFLKQQLEFYDKVKENQLTYVKDPGTENGIQPEFVTYTLDKLAKKDAVFTVDTGMCCVWGARYITGTGARKMLGSFNHGSMANAMPMAIGASLAYPGRQVIAMCGDGGLSMLLGDMATIFQYKLPVKIIVYNNRSLGMVKLEMEVGGMPDNETDMVNPDFAMIAHAMGYPGKNVHKPEEVDAAIKDCLDYNGPYLLNIFTNPNALALPPKIEFDQVLGMTKSMAQLMLGGKMEEALDTVKSNFKHIKDIL, encoded by the coding sequence ATGGCCAAAAACATAGCAGAGCAGATTGTAGAAATGCTCGAAGAAGCCGGTGTGAAAAGAATTTACGCTGTTACCGGAGACAGTCTCAACCACTTGAATATTGCTGTTAAAAAAAGCAGTATCGAATGGATTCATGTAAGACACGAAGAAGCCGGAGCTTATGCCGCCGCCGCAGAAGCTGAACTTGACGGGTTTGCCGTATGTGCGGGAAGCTGCGGTCCGGGACACGTTCATCTCATCAACGGAGTGTATGAAGCCCATCGTTCCCATGTTCCCATGTTGGTGATTGCTTCCACTATTCCGAGCAATGAAATGGGCATGGATTATTTTCAGGAAACAAATACCATCAAACTTTTTGATGACTGCAGTCATTACAATCAGATGATCACAAGACCGGAGCAGGTGCAGAGAACGGTTCAAACGGCTATTCAGCATGCAATCTCCAAAAAAGGGGTGGCGGTGATTGGTCTTCCGGGAGATGTTTCGGAACTTGATGCAGAAGAAGGTACAACCTCAAACAGAATTTTTAAGACAAATCCGATTATACGTCCGTCTGATCAAGAATTAAACGAATTGGCCGCTTTGATCAACGAAAGTAAAAAAGTTACGATTTATTGCGGGATCGGCGCTGAAAATGCCAATCCGGAAGTGGTAGAATTATCTAAATATTTAAAAGCGCCGGTAGGATATTCTTTCCGCGGTAAAATGGCCATCCAGCCGAATAACCCAAATGAAGTTGGTCTAACGGGGCTTTTAGGCCTTCCTTCTGCCTATCATGCGATGCATGAAGCGGATCTCTTACTTCTCTTGGGTACTGATTTTCCTTACGAGAAATTTATGCCTGTTAAAAATAAGATTGTTCAGATTGATGAAAGTCCGGAACGATTGGGAAGAAGAGCAAAACTGGAACTGGGACTTACAGGAGACGTGAAAGAGACCATAAAAGCATTATTGCCCTTGCTTCAGGAAAAAACAGATACAAATTTCCTTAAGCAGCAATTGGAATTTTATGATAAAGTGAAAGAAAACCAATTGACCTACGTAAAAGATCCCGGAACGGAAAATGGAATTCAGCCGGAATTTGTAACGTATACTCTTGATAAATTAGCAAAAAAAGATGCCGTTTTTACCGTAGATACGGGAATGTGCTGCGTTTGGGGAGCAAGATATATTACCGGAACAGGCGCAAGAAAAATGCTGGGTTCCTTCAATCACGGTTCCATGGCGAATGCGATGCCGATGGCAATTGGTGCTTCTCTGGCATATCCGGGCAGACAAGTAATCGCGATGTGTGGAGACGGAGGGCTGTCGATGTTGTTAGGAGATATGGCAACTATATTTCAGTATAAGCTTCCGGTAAAAATTATTGTTTACAATAACAGATCCTTAGGTATGGTGAAGCTTGAAATGGAAGTAGGCGGAATGCCGGATAATGAAACTGATATGGTGAACCCGGATTTTGCTATGATTGCCCATGCTATGGGATATCCCGGAAAAAATGTTCATAAACCGGAGGAAGTGGATGCGGCTATTAAAGATTGTCTCGATTACAACGGACCTTATCTCCTGAATATTTTTACCAACCCGAATGCATTGGCACTGCCTCCGAAAATTGAATTCGACCAGGTGCTCGGAATGACTAAGTCAATGGCTCAGCTTATGCTCGGAGGGAAAATGGAAGAAGCTCTGGACACCGTGAAAAGTAACTTTAAGCACATTAAAGATATTTTATAA
- the lysA gene encoding diaminopimelate decarboxylase: protein MNPKELLKIANEFGTPVYVYDAESIKTQYEKLTSSFLKHTKFFYAAKALTNINILKYVKNLGASLDCVSINEVKLGLKAGFPKEKILFTPNCVDLAEIEEAMTFGVHINIDNISILEQFGNKYGNTYPILVRINPHIFAGGNYKISTGHIDSKFGISIHQVRHIERVMKSTNLNVEGLHMHTGSEIKDPDVFLQALDIMLELSEHFPNLKYLDMGSGFKIPYQDTEEETDVKTLGKKVEKVIAEFSKSTGKKFELWFEPGKFLVGKSGYLLVKANVIKQTTATVFVGVNSGFNHLIRPMFYDSYHVIENLSNPKGAERIYTVVGNICETDTFAWDRKLNEVREGDILAFHNAGAYGFEMSSNFNSRLKPAEVLFLEGKAHLIRKRDEFEDLLKNQIEVI from the coding sequence ATGAATCCAAAAGAATTACTAAAGATTGCCAATGAGTTTGGTACACCGGTGTACGTTTACGATGCTGAATCCATCAAAACCCAATACGAAAAACTTACATCATCTTTTCTTAAACACACGAAGTTCTTCTATGCTGCAAAGGCGTTGACTAATATCAATATCCTTAAGTATGTCAAGAACTTGGGAGCTTCTTTGGATTGTGTATCAATTAACGAAGTAAAGCTTGGACTAAAAGCTGGTTTTCCGAAAGAAAAAATACTATTCACCCCGAACTGTGTAGATCTTGCCGAAATTGAGGAAGCCATGACTTTCGGCGTGCACATTAATATCGATAATATCTCCATTCTTGAGCAGTTCGGAAATAAATATGGGAATACGTATCCTATTTTGGTAAGAATCAACCCACATATTTTCGCTGGAGGCAACTATAAGATTTCAACGGGACATATCGATAGTAAGTTCGGAATTTCAATTCATCAGGTCCGTCACATTGAAAGAGTGATGAAATCTACCAATCTTAATGTAGAAGGGCTGCACATGCATACAGGAAGTGAGATCAAAGATCCGGATGTTTTCCTGCAGGCTTTGGATATCATGCTCGAATTGTCTGAACATTTCCCGAATTTAAAATACCTGGATATGGGAAGCGGTTTTAAAATCCCTTATCAGGATACAGAAGAAGAGACGGATGTAAAAACACTTGGCAAAAAAGTAGAGAAAGTAATTGCCGAATTCTCAAAATCTACAGGAAAAAAATTTGAGCTTTGGTTTGAGCCAGGGAAATTTTTAGTAGGGAAAAGCGGCTATCTTTTGGTGAAAGCCAATGTCATCAAGCAGACGACGGCAACGGTTTTTGTTGGGGTGAATTCAGGTTTCAACCATTTGATCCGTCCAATGTTTTATGATTCTTACCATGTTATCGAAAATTTATCTAATCCAAAAGGTGCGGAAAGAATTTATACAGTCGTAGGAAATATCTGTGAAACAGATACTTTTGCGTGGGACAGAAAGTTAAATGAAGTACGAGAAGGCGATATCCTGGCATTCCATAATGCAGGTGCTTATGGCTTTGAAATGAGTTCTAATTTTAATTCGAGGCTGAAACCTGCTGAGGTATTATTCTTAGAAGGAAAGGCTCATCTTATCAGAAAAAGAGATGAATTTGAAGATCTTCTGAAAAATCAGATTGAAGTAATTTAA
- a CDS encoding 3'-5' exonuclease — protein sequence MYSIIDIESNGAGYRKECIIDIAIYRYDGQKIIDQFISLVNPESDITPFVQKLTNITPKMVKTAPRFHEIARRIVEITANTTLVGHNIDFDYRMLRQSFQRLGYDFKINTLDTIPLAKKLIPDEVSYSLGKLVKSLGIPLTNHHRAEGDARATLELFKLLISKDTENEIIQKQHEESNAKTYINKIKELTQDLPNEKGFVYFQNEEGKIILSDYVQDINKFSKKVFNSKSKKWDQIQKDVKQIYYELTGTDIIAKLILNSKGIKKKEILPFGLYHRNQKYLVEKNKLNKAEKPILKFRSFTQGSKAVEFISKLEEYADVEIFKKKIEFKKRNELWLGPGRKLGEKLFLIVENGKVVSYGFYELFTQIQTLSKISKLKIDLQYQSGDLVNELQLALLRADFETLPLPK from the coding sequence ATGTATTCAATAATTGATATAGAAAGCAATGGTGCAGGTTACAGAAAAGAATGCATTATAGATATCGCTATTTACAGGTACGATGGGCAGAAAATTATTGACCAGTTCATCTCTCTTGTAAATCCTGAAAGTGATATCACGCCTTTTGTTCAGAAACTCACCAATATTACCCCCAAAATGGTAAAAACGGCTCCGAGATTCCATGAAATTGCGCGCAGAATTGTGGAAATCACGGCCAATACTACTTTGGTGGGACACAATATTGATTTTGATTACAGAATGCTTCGACAGTCATTTCAAAGATTAGGTTACGATTTTAAAATCAATACATTAGATACGATTCCGTTAGCAAAAAAACTCATTCCGGATGAGGTAAGCTACTCGCTCGGAAAATTGGTGAAGTCTCTTGGGATTCCTCTTACCAATCATCATCGCGCGGAAGGAGATGCCCGAGCAACACTTGAGCTTTTTAAGCTTTTAATTTCAAAAGACACTGAAAACGAAATTATTCAGAAACAACATGAAGAATCTAACGCAAAGACATACATCAATAAGATAAAAGAACTTACCCAGGATCTCCCGAACGAAAAAGGCTTTGTCTATTTCCAGAATGAAGAGGGTAAAATTATCCTTTCAGATTATGTTCAGGATATCAACAAATTTTCCAAAAAGGTTTTCAATTCCAAATCTAAAAAGTGGGATCAAATTCAAAAAGATGTCAAGCAGATCTATTATGAACTTACCGGAACCGATATTATTGCCAAACTGATCCTGAATTCAAAAGGCATCAAAAAAAAAGAAATATTACCTTTTGGGCTTTATCACAGAAATCAAAAATATTTGGTTGAAAAAAACAAGCTCAACAAAGCTGAAAAACCAATCCTGAAATTCAGATCTTTTACTCAAGGCTCAAAGGCTGTTGAATTCATTAGCAAACTTGAAGAATATGCAGATGTTGAGATTTTTAAAAAGAAAATTGAATTTAAAAAACGAAATGAGCTTTGGTTGGGACCAGGCAGAAAGCTGGGTGAAAAACTTTTTCTCATTGTAGAAAATGGCAAGGTTGTTTCTTATGGATTTTATGAGCTTTTTACCCAAATACAAACATTAAGCAAAATTTCAAAATTAAAAATCGATTTGCAGTACCAATCCGGAGATTTGGTAAACGAACTTCAACTTGCACTTCTCCGTGCTGATTTTGAAACGCTGCCATTACCTAAGTAA
- a CDS encoding helicase HerA-like domain-containing protein, whose product MSHKAQFIEELNAKYASKGEYIILGKGMLDGEVVPEVNVTVPLKTINRHGLIAGATGTGKTKTLQVFAEQLSHAGIPSLVLDIKGDFSGIAAAGKENPAIKERYSKTHLPYNPQAFPVELMTISGERGVKLRATVTEFGPVLLSKILQLNETQQSIMSIIFKYCDDKGLPLIDLNDLKKVLQYVTENPDGKAELSADYGSIASSSLGAMLRSIVALEQQGAAKFFGELSFDVHDLLQTRDGKGVVNILRVADIQSKPQLFSTFMLSLFAEIYMTFPEEGDSGKPKLVLFIDEAHLIFDESSKALVSQIETMVKLIRSKGVGIYFITQIPGDVPEAVLSQLGLKIQNALRGFTAKDKKEITKAVDNYPTTEFYDAPALIQNLGIGEAFITALDEKGIPTPLVHTYLISPESRMDVLNDAEIAELTGKSSLVAKYDKIVDRDSAYEMLVRRMEHAAAEVPVNQNTKPRKEGQGLLEQILQSKAGRTFTGTLMREGAKAILGMLGLGRRRR is encoded by the coding sequence ATGTCCCACAAAGCACAATTTATAGAAGAACTAAATGCAAAATACGCTTCAAAAGGTGAGTATATTATATTAGGCAAAGGCATGCTGGACGGAGAAGTTGTTCCTGAAGTAAATGTTACGGTTCCTTTAAAGACCATTAACCGTCACGGATTGATCGCAGGAGCTACAGGAACCGGGAAGACAAAAACGCTGCAGGTCTTTGCAGAACAGCTTTCCCACGCAGGAATTCCTTCTCTGGTCTTAGATATTAAAGGAGATTTCTCAGGAATTGCGGCGGCAGGCAAAGAAAACCCTGCTATTAAGGAACGCTACTCCAAAACACATCTTCCATATAATCCGCAGGCTTTCCCGGTAGAATTAATGACTATTTCCGGAGAAAGAGGTGTGAAATTACGGGCTACCGTTACAGAATTCGGACCGGTTTTATTGAGTAAAATCCTACAGCTAAATGAAACCCAGCAAAGCATCATGTCTATTATTTTCAAATATTGTGATGATAAAGGCTTACCTCTGATTGATTTAAATGATCTCAAAAAGGTTCTTCAATATGTAACGGAAAATCCAGATGGCAAGGCAGAGCTCTCTGCAGATTACGGTTCGATAGCTTCCTCATCATTAGGCGCAATGCTGAGGTCTATTGTAGCATTGGAGCAGCAGGGAGCGGCTAAATTTTTCGGAGAATTAAGTTTTGATGTACATGATTTACTGCAGACCAGGGACGGAAAGGGTGTGGTTAATATTTTAAGAGTGGCAGATATTCAGAGCAAGCCGCAGCTGTTTTCCACATTTATGCTTTCGTTATTTGCGGAAATTTATATGACATTTCCTGAGGAAGGAGATAGTGGTAAACCGAAACTGGTCCTGTTTATAGATGAAGCACATCTTATTTTTGATGAATCTTCCAAAGCGTTGGTTTCCCAGATTGAAACAATGGTAAAATTAATCCGTTCCAAAGGTGTCGGAATTTATTTTATAACGCAGATACCCGGAGATGTTCCGGAGGCTGTGCTCTCTCAGTTGGGGTTAAAAATTCAGAACGCTTTGAGAGGTTTTACGGCAAAAGACAAAAAAGAAATTACAAAAGCTGTGGACAATTATCCGACTACGGAATTTTATGATGCTCCTGCTTTAATTCAAAACCTCGGAATCGGAGAGGCCTTTATAACGGCGTTGGATGAAAAAGGAATTCCCACCCCGTTGGTACATACCTATTTAATTTCTCCTGAATCCAGAATGGATGTTCTCAATGATGCGGAAATTGCGGAATTAACGGGTAAATCTTCTTTAGTCGCTAAATATGACAAGATTGTTGATCGTGATTCGGCGTATGAAATGCTGGTAAGAAGAATGGAACATGCTGCAGCGGAAGTACCTGTAAATCAAAATACAAAGCCGAGAAAAGAAGGGCAGGGACTGCTTGAGCAGATTCTGCAGAGTAAAGCAGGCCGAACCTTTACCGGTACGCTGATGCGGGAAGGCGCAAAAGCAATCTTAGGAATGCTGGGTCTGGGCAGAAGGAGAAGATAA